The Sesamum indicum cultivar Zhongzhi No. 13 linkage group LG2, S_indicum_v1.0, whole genome shotgun sequence genome contains a region encoding:
- the LOC105156415 gene encoding probable LRR receptor-like serine/threonine-protein kinase At1g51880, with the protein MSLVSLLPLLFILTLLHSSFSLSNSFNYSLHIDCGGHLDSTDAFHTTWLSDRFYSGGATSVVSEPLHFLHQQDKTLRYFPISSGKKNCYSIPTSTAGARYFLRTFTVYDNFDGKSHSPSFDVSVEGTLVFSWRSPWPGSVSRSGAYSDLFFYHDDFAVDLCFYSIATDSPVIGSLELTQVDTNAYPFHYAYNYTTYILVNYARFSSGSDQWGPGFSNDTDIFGRSWQSDAEFRVRSASVASGSTIKAISAMKNIVNVERSPNYFPEKLYQTAITALGNGGGVLEYELPVDAKLDYLLWFHFAEIDVSVTSAGQRVFDVMVNGEKVRRVDLYKEVGGFVANDWSYVVKNLSSTTMSVRLESVVGAPLICGLENYAIVPVDLKTAPDQVVAMRALKASLRVPDRMGWNGDPCAPTSWDAWEGVTCHPTKDESALVVSQIDLGSQGLKGYISDQIGLLTNLVSLNLSFNSLGGNIPSGLGQKSLVKLDLSNNKFTGFIPDSLTSSSLQLVLLNDNLLGGQVPEELYSIGVHGGAIDLSGNKALCGVPSLPECPFFWGKNGLSNAGKIAIALSSLVIFSAVSLGTYYLCIRRWRNDYEFGLPHELVSLAAKRNRYQRQKSLMALEMESQHAKGYMRTYSLN; encoded by the exons ATGTCCCTCGTCTCCCTCCTCCCTCTTCTCTTCATCCTCACTCTCCTCCACtcctccttctctctctccaacTCTTTCA ACTACAGCTTACACATTGATTGCGGCGGCCACCTGGACTCCACCGACGCCTTCCACACCACCTGGCTCTCGGATCGCTTCTATTCTGGCGGAGCCACCTCCGTCGTCTCCGagcccctccacttcctccaCCAGCAAGATAAAACGCTTCGCTACTTTCCCATCTCCTCAGGCAAGAAGAACTGCTACTCTATCCCCACATCTACTGCCGGAGCCCGCTACTTCCTCCGCACATTCACCGTCTACGACAACTTCGACGGCAAGTCGCATTCCCCCTCCTTCGATGTCTCCGTTGAGGGCACTTTAGTCTTTTCATGGCGATCGCCTTGGCCCGGGTCAGTCTCGCGCTCTGGCGCCTACTCTGATCTCTTCTTTTATCACGATGATTTCGCAGTCGACCTGTGCTTTTACAGTATTGCCACTGATTCTCCGGTTATAGGGTCTCTGGAATTGACTCAAGTCGACACCAACGCCTACCCATTTCACTACGCATACAATTATACCACTTACATTTTGGTTAATTATGCGAGGTTTTCCTCCGGTTCCGATCAATGGGGCCCTGGGTTCAGTAACGACACCGATATTTTCGGACGCTCGTGGCAGTCCGACGCCGAATTCCGGGTACGATCAGCGTCCGTTGCTAGTGGATCGACAATCAAAGCTATTTCTGCGATGAAGAACATAGTTAACGTGGAAAGGAGCCCGAATTACTTCCCCGAAAAGCTTTACCAGACGGCGATTACAGCGTTGGGGAACGGTGGTGGGGTGCTGGAATACGAGTTGCCCGTGGACGCCAAGCTGGATTACTTGCTGTGGTTCCATTTTGCAGAGATTGATGTGAGCGTGACCAGCGCGGGGCAGAGGGTGTTTGATGTGATGGTGAATGGGGAGAAGGTGCGTAGGGTGGATTTGTATAAGGAGGTTGGGGGTTTTGTTGCGAATGATTGGAGCTATGTTGTCAAGAATTTGAGCAGTACTACTATGAGTGTGAGGCTGGAATCGGTGGTGGGCGCGCCGCTCATTTGTGGGCTTGAGAATTATGCAATCGTGCCTGTTGATCTCAAGACCGCACCTGATCAGG TTGTTGCTATGAGAGCACTCAAGGCATCCCTTCGTGTGCCCGACCGAATGGGCTGGAATGGAGATCCGTGTGCGCCTACTTCATGGGATGCGTGGGAGGGCGTTACATGTCATCCCACAAAGGATGAATCTGCACTTGTTGTGTCCCAAAT AGATCTTGGGAGCCAAGGGCTGAAAGGTTATATCAGCGATCAAATTGGCCTCTTGACGAACTTGGTAAGCCT GAACTTGAGTTTCAATTCTTTAGGCGGTAATATACCGTCTGGATTGGGTCAAAAGTCACTTGTAAAACT GGATTTGTCAAATAACAAGTTTACGGGGTTCATACCAGATAGTCTAACTTCCTCTAGTTTGCAGCTAGT GTTATTGAATGATAACTTATTGGGAGGGCAGGTGCCGGAGGAACTTTATTCAATCGGGGTTCATGGTGGAGCCATAGA CCTCTCCGGTAATAAAGCATTGTGCGGTGTACCTTCATTGCCGGAGTGTCCATTCTTTTGGGGGAAAAACGGCTTATCTAATGCTGGCAAAATTGCAATCGCTCTGTCGAGCCTGGTTATTTTCTCGGCAGTTTCGCTTGGGACGTACTATTTGTGCATCAGGAGGTGGCGCAATGACTATGAGTTTGGTCTACCTCATGAATTAGTCT CACTTGCGGCAAAGAGAAACAGATATCAGAGGCAGAAATCGTTGATGGCTCTTGAAATGGAAAGCCAACATGCCAAAGGATACATGCGAACTTACAGTTTAAACTGA